In a single window of the Hippoglossus hippoglossus isolate fHipHip1 chromosome 7, fHipHip1.pri, whole genome shotgun sequence genome:
- the LOC117764643 gene encoding suppressor of tumorigenicity 14 protein homolog isoform X1, whose amino-acid sequence MDFLDSGQKFSPTRQDIDWDTTHQFLPAADNKHLEKKPRKKLWIGLGLVLSAAAVSLLTGLLVWHFHLRSDVRVKRVYIGSMGIRDQSFLPEYEDPDSPQFSSLATLVSQQLKLIYSRNSVLTKYFQGSSVQAFSEGDSGSDSLVAYYESEFDIPVPQQGTLDEAIQSLEPAAGSQQGRQGRILLKPVDALSVSSVISRAIDPRMSRTSLFERKSFNIHVSKAGVLRSPGFPDASYPPNVYLQWRLRADPGHRVRLDFHTLILDDDCQQDFIKIYDSLAAIEHRSLTEQCGYPHGSLSFVSSGNVMLLTLVTNEEKNFPGFRANYSQIPLTAQKCGGTLSADKGSISSPFFPSNYPPKTLCVWNIEVPVEKFVKVQFSKFLLGNQSDQCPDDYVKVDNQRLCGRKLKNTVITSQSNTMTIKFNSDSSYVDQGFTAEYEAFVPNNPCPGRFQCTNNLCINKTLHCDGWNDCGDGSDEDNCTCDPSQMKCNNGRCKPRFWECDGSDDCGDRTDEENCEKCKPGEFSCRNGNCIPEKLKCNGEDDCSDGSDESRCEKSLVLQQCSEFTFRCRNGRCISKLNPECDEEQDCEDGSDEDNCQCGTRPYRSSRIVGGQMSREGEWPWQVSLHIRGTGHVCGASVLNHRWLLTAAHCVQDAGANKYSQPDQWEAMLGLHVQSQTNEWTVRRNIKQIIAHQDYNPMTYNNDIALMELDKNVTLNQNIWPICLPSPTHDFPGGQMAWITGWGATREGGSVAMILQKAEVRMINGTVCKNLMNDEVTDMMLCAGVLKGGVDACQGDSGGPLSVRGPSGRVFLAGLVSWGNGCARRNKPGVYTRITKYRGWIKEKSGV is encoded by the exons ATGGATTTCCTGGACTCGGGACAGAAGTTCAGTCCGACTCGG CAGGACATTGACTGGGACACGACCCACCAGTTCCTGCCGGCCGCAGACAACAAGCATCTGGAGAAGAAACCCAGGAAGAAGCTGTGGATCGGACTCGGCCTCGTGCTGTCAGCCGCCGCCGTGTCTCTGCTGACCGGATTGTTGGTGTGGCACTTCCACT TACGAAGTGACGTCAGAGTGAAGCGAGTCTACATCGGCTCCATGGGAATCCGGGACCAGAGCTTCCTGCCCGAGTACGAAGATCCCGACAGTCCACAGTTTTCTAGCCTGGCCACTCTGGTCAGCCAACAG CTGAAGCTGATTTATTCTAGAAACTCTGTTCTGACCAAATACTTCCAAGGTTCCTCGGTCCAGGCCTTCAG TGAGGGCGACAGTGGCAGCGACAGCCTGGTGGCGTATTACGAGTCCGAGTTCGACATCCCCGTCCCCCAGCAGGGGACGCTGGACGAAGCCATCCAGTCCCTGGAGCCAGCGGCAGGAAGTCAGCAGGGCCGACAGGGACGGATTCTGCTGAAACCCGTCGACGCTCTGAGCGTCAGCAGCGTCATCTCacgag CCATCGATCCACGAATGTCGAGGACGTCGTTATTTG AGAGGAAGTCCTTCAACATCCACGTCAGCAAGGCGGGAGTCCTCCGGTCTCCAGGGTTTCCAGACGCCTCCTACCCGCCCAACGTCTACCTGCAGTGGCGGCTCCGGGCCGACCCCGGCCACCGGGTCCGGCTGGACTTCCACACTCTGATCCTGGATGACGACTGTCAGCAGGACTTCATCAAGATCTACGACTCGCTGGCGGCGATAGAACATCGCTCGCTGACAGA ACAGTGTGGTTACCCTCACGGCTCTCTCTCCTTCGTGTCCTCTGGAAACGTCATGTTGCTGACGCTGGTCACCAATGAGGAGAAGAACTTCCCCGGCTTCAGAGCAAACTACTCCCAGATTCCTCTGACGGCACAAA aATGTGGAGGAACACTGAGCGCAGACAAAGGCTCCATCTCTTCACCTTTCTTCCCCTCAAACTATCCTCCAAAAACCTTGTGTGTCTGGAACATCGAG GTCCCGGTGGAAAAGTTTGTGAAGGTTCAGTTCAGCAAGTTCCTCCTGGGAAATCAAAGCGACCAGTGTCCTGATGATTATGTTAAAGTCGACAATCAAAG GCTGTGTGGCAGGAagttaaaaaacacagtcatCACCAGCCAAAGCAACACGATGACCATCAAGTTCAACTCCGACTCGTCCTACGTTGATCAGGGTTTCACTGCCGAGTATGAAGCTTTCGTCCCGAACAATC CTTGTCCGGGGAGATTCCAGTGCACCAACAACCTGTGCATCAACAAGACTCTGCATTGCGACGGCTGGAACGACTGTGGAGACGGCAGCGACGAGGACAACTGCA cGTGCGATCCGTCTCAGATGAAGTGTAACAATGGACGCTGTAAACCCAGGTTTTGGGAATGTGACGGCTCTGACGACTGTGGAGACCGGACGGATGAAGAAAACTGTG AAAAGTGTAAACCAGGAGAGTTTTCCTGCAGAAACGGAAACTGCATCCCTGAGAAGTTAAAGTGCAACGGAGAAGACGATTGTTCCGATGGATCGGACGAGTCcagatgtgaaaaat CTCTGGTACTGCAGCAGTGTTCAGAGTTCACCTTCCGCTGCAGGAACGGACGCTGCATCAGCAAACTTAACCCGGAGTGTGACGAAGAGCAGGACTGTGAGGACGGCTCGGACGAGGACAACTGTC AGTGCGGGACGAGGCCGTACAGAAGCTCGCGCATCGTAGGTGGTCAGATGTCGCGGGAGGGGGAGTGGCCGTGGCAGGTCAGCCTCCACATCAGGGGCACGGGTCACGTGTGCGGAGCCTCCGTGTTGAATCACCGCTGGCTGCTGACCGCCGCTCACTGCGTCCAGGACGCCGGAGCAAACAA gTACTCTCAGCCTGACCAATGGGAGGCCATGTTGGGTCTGCACGTGCAGAGTCAGACCAATGAGTGGACAGTGAGGAGGAACATAAAGCAGATCATCGCCCACCAGGACTATAACCCCATGACCTACAACAACGACATCGCCCTGATGGAGCTGGACAAGAACGTCACCCTCAACCAGAACATCTGGCCCATCTgcctcccctcccccacccaCGACTTCCCAGGAGGCCAAATGGCGTGGATCACCGGCTGGGGCGCCACCAGAGAGGGAG GCTCGGTTGCGATGATCCTGCAGAAGGCGGAGGTTCGGATGATTAACGGCACCGTGTGCAAGAATCTGATGAACGACGAGGTCACGGACATGATGCTGTGTGCCGGGGTCCTCAAAGGAGGCGTGGACGCCTGCCAG GGCGACTCCGGGGGGCCGCTGTCCGTCAGGGGCCCCAGTGGGCGGGTCTTCCTGGCCGGACTGGTGAGCTGGGGCAACGGCTGCGCTCGCAGGAACAAACCTGGCGTCTACACCCGGATCACCAAATACCGCGGCTGGATAAAGGAGAAGAGCGGAGTGTAG
- the LOC117764645 gene encoding tyrosine-protein phosphatase non-receptor type 7-like, which translates to MSAVRSASPPPGDPTTPPPMTTPPRKASVRLQERRGSNLSLLLNVSTLGEEPVCSVSTPKEVWLQLLHTSSRPLTHALLQQAAADTNALNVEYQKIPPNFVSTAELDVPGHTMKDRYKTILPNPESRVILRSSEDEAGPDRYINANYIRGYNGAPRTYIATQGPMVHTVGDFWDMVWQERSSIIVMITRLKENNEKCELYWPQPRDTTRTSVKREDEDEEEQREEDEEDGKTSQFGRFILRVRDSQEKDGFTITDMEIQVCSECRPVRHYWFTSWPDHHIPQCTTPVLGLVEEVESYSRSLLPSDSQPITDSVPGPGPIIVHCSAGIGRTGCFIASSISCQQLRETGQVDVLETVCQLRLDRGGMIQTTEQYQFLYYTLAQYSSRLQHDQEQNQNQQKPEEGVSIQLHNLHLDNTQNQRD; encoded by the exons ATGTCGGCAGTTCGCTCAGCCTCCCCTCCCCCCGGGGACCCGACCACCCCCCCGCCAATGACCACCCCCCCACGCAAAGCCTCGGTCCGCCTGCAAGAGAG GCGGGGCTCCAATCTGTCGCTGCTACTAAATGTAAGCACGCTGGGGGAGGAGCCTGTGTGCTCTGTCTCCACCCCAAAGGAGGTGTGGCTTCAGCTGCTTCACACCTCCTCCCGACCACTCACACACGCCCTCCTGCAGCAAGCGGCCGCCGACACAAACGCACTGAACGTCGAGTACCAG AAGATCCCTCCGAACTTTGTGAGCACTGCAGAGCTCGACGTTCCAGGACACACGATGAAAGACAGATATAAGACCATCCTCCCCA ATCCTGAGAGTCGGGTGATTCTGAGGAGCTCAGAGGACGAGGCGGGACCAGACCGCTACATCAACGCCAACTACATCAGG GGTTACAACGGAGCCCCGAGGACCTACATCGCCACCCAGGGGCCGATGGTGCACACTGTGGGGGACTTCTGGGACATGGTgtggcaggagaggagcagcatcATCGTCATGATTACCAGACTCAAGGAGAACAACGAG AAATGTGAGCTGTACTGGCCTCAGCCGAGGGACACGACGAGGACGAGTGTGAagagggaggatgaagatgaggaggagcagagggaagaggacgaagaggatGGGAAGACGAGTCAATTCGGTAGATTCATCCTCAGAGTGAGAGACAGCCAAGAGAAGGATGGGTTCACGATCACCGACATGGAGATCCAG GTATGTTCGGAGTGTCGTCCTGTCAGACACTACTGGTTCACCTCTTGGCCTGACCACCAcatcccacaatgcaccacTCCTGTGCTGgggctggtggaggaggtggagtcgTACAGCAGGTCCCTCCTACCGTCCGACTCCCAACCAATCACAGACTCCGTCCCCGGCCCTGGACCAATCATCGTCCACTGCAG tgcAGGTATCGGCAGGACGGGTTGTTTCATAGCGAGCAGCATCAGTTGTCAGCAGCTCAGAGAAACTGGCCAGGTTGACGTCCTGGAGACAGTTTGTCAGCTTCGACTCGACAG GGGGGGGATGATCCAAACCACAGAGCAGTACCAGTTCCTGTACTACACTCTGGCCCAGTACAGCTCCAGGCTGCAGCACGACCAG GAGCAGAATCAGAACCAGCAGAAGCCAGAGGAGGGCGTCAGCATACAGCTACACAACCTCCACCTGGACAACACACAAAACCAGAGGGACTGA
- the LOC117764643 gene encoding suppressor of tumorigenicity 14 protein homolog isoform X2 has product MDFLDSGQKFSPTRDIDWDTTHQFLPAADNKHLEKKPRKKLWIGLGLVLSAAAVSLLTGLLVWHFHLRSDVRVKRVYIGSMGIRDQSFLPEYEDPDSPQFSSLATLVSQQLKLIYSRNSVLTKYFQGSSVQAFSEGDSGSDSLVAYYESEFDIPVPQQGTLDEAIQSLEPAAGSQQGRQGRILLKPVDALSVSSVISRAIDPRMSRTSLFERKSFNIHVSKAGVLRSPGFPDASYPPNVYLQWRLRADPGHRVRLDFHTLILDDDCQQDFIKIYDSLAAIEHRSLTEQCGYPHGSLSFVSSGNVMLLTLVTNEEKNFPGFRANYSQIPLTAQKCGGTLSADKGSISSPFFPSNYPPKTLCVWNIEVPVEKFVKVQFSKFLLGNQSDQCPDDYVKVDNQRLCGRKLKNTVITSQSNTMTIKFNSDSSYVDQGFTAEYEAFVPNNPCPGRFQCTNNLCINKTLHCDGWNDCGDGSDEDNCTCDPSQMKCNNGRCKPRFWECDGSDDCGDRTDEENCEKCKPGEFSCRNGNCIPEKLKCNGEDDCSDGSDESRCEKSLVLQQCSEFTFRCRNGRCISKLNPECDEEQDCEDGSDEDNCQCGTRPYRSSRIVGGQMSREGEWPWQVSLHIRGTGHVCGASVLNHRWLLTAAHCVQDAGANKYSQPDQWEAMLGLHVQSQTNEWTVRRNIKQIIAHQDYNPMTYNNDIALMELDKNVTLNQNIWPICLPSPTHDFPGGQMAWITGWGATREGGSVAMILQKAEVRMINGTVCKNLMNDEVTDMMLCAGVLKGGVDACQGDSGGPLSVRGPSGRVFLAGLVSWGNGCARRNKPGVYTRITKYRGWIKEKSGV; this is encoded by the exons ATGGATTTCCTGGACTCGGGACAGAAGTTCAGTCCGACTCGG GACATTGACTGGGACACGACCCACCAGTTCCTGCCGGCCGCAGACAACAAGCATCTGGAGAAGAAACCCAGGAAGAAGCTGTGGATCGGACTCGGCCTCGTGCTGTCAGCCGCCGCCGTGTCTCTGCTGACCGGATTGTTGGTGTGGCACTTCCACT TACGAAGTGACGTCAGAGTGAAGCGAGTCTACATCGGCTCCATGGGAATCCGGGACCAGAGCTTCCTGCCCGAGTACGAAGATCCCGACAGTCCACAGTTTTCTAGCCTGGCCACTCTGGTCAGCCAACAG CTGAAGCTGATTTATTCTAGAAACTCTGTTCTGACCAAATACTTCCAAGGTTCCTCGGTCCAGGCCTTCAG TGAGGGCGACAGTGGCAGCGACAGCCTGGTGGCGTATTACGAGTCCGAGTTCGACATCCCCGTCCCCCAGCAGGGGACGCTGGACGAAGCCATCCAGTCCCTGGAGCCAGCGGCAGGAAGTCAGCAGGGCCGACAGGGACGGATTCTGCTGAAACCCGTCGACGCTCTGAGCGTCAGCAGCGTCATCTCacgag CCATCGATCCACGAATGTCGAGGACGTCGTTATTTG AGAGGAAGTCCTTCAACATCCACGTCAGCAAGGCGGGAGTCCTCCGGTCTCCAGGGTTTCCAGACGCCTCCTACCCGCCCAACGTCTACCTGCAGTGGCGGCTCCGGGCCGACCCCGGCCACCGGGTCCGGCTGGACTTCCACACTCTGATCCTGGATGACGACTGTCAGCAGGACTTCATCAAGATCTACGACTCGCTGGCGGCGATAGAACATCGCTCGCTGACAGA ACAGTGTGGTTACCCTCACGGCTCTCTCTCCTTCGTGTCCTCTGGAAACGTCATGTTGCTGACGCTGGTCACCAATGAGGAGAAGAACTTCCCCGGCTTCAGAGCAAACTACTCCCAGATTCCTCTGACGGCACAAA aATGTGGAGGAACACTGAGCGCAGACAAAGGCTCCATCTCTTCACCTTTCTTCCCCTCAAACTATCCTCCAAAAACCTTGTGTGTCTGGAACATCGAG GTCCCGGTGGAAAAGTTTGTGAAGGTTCAGTTCAGCAAGTTCCTCCTGGGAAATCAAAGCGACCAGTGTCCTGATGATTATGTTAAAGTCGACAATCAAAG GCTGTGTGGCAGGAagttaaaaaacacagtcatCACCAGCCAAAGCAACACGATGACCATCAAGTTCAACTCCGACTCGTCCTACGTTGATCAGGGTTTCACTGCCGAGTATGAAGCTTTCGTCCCGAACAATC CTTGTCCGGGGAGATTCCAGTGCACCAACAACCTGTGCATCAACAAGACTCTGCATTGCGACGGCTGGAACGACTGTGGAGACGGCAGCGACGAGGACAACTGCA cGTGCGATCCGTCTCAGATGAAGTGTAACAATGGACGCTGTAAACCCAGGTTTTGGGAATGTGACGGCTCTGACGACTGTGGAGACCGGACGGATGAAGAAAACTGTG AAAAGTGTAAACCAGGAGAGTTTTCCTGCAGAAACGGAAACTGCATCCCTGAGAAGTTAAAGTGCAACGGAGAAGACGATTGTTCCGATGGATCGGACGAGTCcagatgtgaaaaat CTCTGGTACTGCAGCAGTGTTCAGAGTTCACCTTCCGCTGCAGGAACGGACGCTGCATCAGCAAACTTAACCCGGAGTGTGACGAAGAGCAGGACTGTGAGGACGGCTCGGACGAGGACAACTGTC AGTGCGGGACGAGGCCGTACAGAAGCTCGCGCATCGTAGGTGGTCAGATGTCGCGGGAGGGGGAGTGGCCGTGGCAGGTCAGCCTCCACATCAGGGGCACGGGTCACGTGTGCGGAGCCTCCGTGTTGAATCACCGCTGGCTGCTGACCGCCGCTCACTGCGTCCAGGACGCCGGAGCAAACAA gTACTCTCAGCCTGACCAATGGGAGGCCATGTTGGGTCTGCACGTGCAGAGTCAGACCAATGAGTGGACAGTGAGGAGGAACATAAAGCAGATCATCGCCCACCAGGACTATAACCCCATGACCTACAACAACGACATCGCCCTGATGGAGCTGGACAAGAACGTCACCCTCAACCAGAACATCTGGCCCATCTgcctcccctcccccacccaCGACTTCCCAGGAGGCCAAATGGCGTGGATCACCGGCTGGGGCGCCACCAGAGAGGGAG GCTCGGTTGCGATGATCCTGCAGAAGGCGGAGGTTCGGATGATTAACGGCACCGTGTGCAAGAATCTGATGAACGACGAGGTCACGGACATGATGCTGTGTGCCGGGGTCCTCAAAGGAGGCGTGGACGCCTGCCAG GGCGACTCCGGGGGGCCGCTGTCCGTCAGGGGCCCCAGTGGGCGGGTCTTCCTGGCCGGACTGGTGAGCTGGGGCAACGGCTGCGCTCGCAGGAACAAACCTGGCGTCTACACCCGGATCACCAAATACCGCGGCTGGATAAAGGAGAAGAGCGGAGTGTAG
- the LOC117764647 gene encoding ADP-ribosylation factor-like protein 8A, with translation MIALINKLLDWFKALFWKEEMELTLVGLQYSGKTTFVNVIASGQFSEDMIPTVGFNMRKITKGNVTIKLWDIGGQPRFRSMWERYCRGVSAIVYMVDAADPEKIEASKNELHNLLDKPQLQGIPVLVLGNKRDLPGALDEKELIERMNLSAIQDREICCYSISCKEKDNIDITLQWLIQHSRTKRSS, from the exons ATGATAGCGCTCATCAACAAACTGCTGGACTGGTTCAAGGCGCTGTTCTggaaggaggagatggagctgaCCCTGGTGGGGCTGCAGTACTCCGGCAAGACCACCTTCGTCAACGTGATAGCG tcGGGGCAGTTTAGTGAAGACATGATTCCTACAGTTGGATTCAACATGAGGAAGATCACTAAAGGCAACGTCACCATCAAG tTGTGGGATATCGGCGGTCAGCCTCGCTTCAGGAGCATGTGGGAGCGTTACTGCCGAGGAGTCAGCGCTATCGT TTACATGGTCGACGCAGCAGATCCAGAGAAAATCGAAGCCTCCAAGAACGAACTCCACAACCTGCTGGACAAACCGCAGCTGCAGGGAATTCCT gttctGGTTCTGGGGAACAAGAGAGACCTACCAGGAGCTCTGGATGAGAAGGAGCTCATAGAGAGGAT GAACCTGTCGGCCATCCAGGACAGAGAGATCTGCTGCTACTCCATCTCCTGCAAGGAAAAGGACAACATcg acatCACCCTCCAGTGGTTGATCCAACACTCCCGGACTAAGAGGAGTTCCTGA